A window of Pyrobaculum aerophilum str. IM2 contains these coding sequences:
- a CDS encoding KEOPS complex kinase/ATPase Bud32 — MELIAKGAEAEIYLVDWFGLKAVLKWRKPKMYRDPNLDYHIRRRRTINEVRNMYIAYSLGLRVPDVYFFDPGEAKILMEYVEGKNLRDLLNEGNYSYLREVGVYVGRMHKAGLIHGDLAPTNIILTGGQLCFIDFGLGEQRMGWTRKTAVLLARDINVLFRTLDLYGEKAEELKALFWSGYREEVGGRAAAVERELLRIRASGRYVERKTE; from the coding sequence GTGGAGTTGATAGCTAAGGGCGCCGAGGCCGAAATTTATCTAGTAGACTGGTTCGGGCTGAAGGCGGTGTTAAAGTGGAGAAAGCCAAAGATGTATAGAGATCCAAACTTGGACTACCACATCAGGCGGAGGAGGACTATAAATGAAGTGAGAAATATGTACATAGCTTATAGTCTCGGGCTAAGAGTTCCCGACGTGTATTTTTTTGATCCCGGAGAGGCCAAAATACTAATGGAGTACGTCGAGGGAAAAAATCTGCGCGATTTGCTAAATGAGGGAAATTACAGTTACTTACGAGAAGTAGGCGTATATGTAGGCAGAATGCACAAGGCCGGGCTAATACACGGCGATTTAGCCCCCACTAATATAATTCTGACAGGGGGGCAACTCTGTTTTATAGACTTCGGTTTGGGCGAGCAGAGAATGGGGTGGACGAGGAAAACCGCCGTATTACTAGCCAGAGATATCAACGTCTTGTTCAGAACTCTTGATCTATACGGCGAAAAGGCAGAGGAGCTCAAGGCGTTATTCTGGAGCGGCTACAGAGAGGAAGTAGGAGGAAGAGCTGCGGCAGTGGAGAGAGAATTGTTACGGATAAGGGCCTCGGGGCGCTATGTCGAGCGCAAGACGGAATAA
- a CDS encoding metal-binding protein — protein MRCPMFRPTADGMRCVLMPPEEWRTRRTHLEKYCNNGGNGCPVYAQYLSKKG, from the coding sequence GTGAGGTGCCCAATGTTCCGCCCAACGGCAGACGGCATGCGGTGTGTGTTAATGCCCCCTGAAGAGTGGAGGACCAGGAGGACCCATCTCGAAAAGTATTGTAACAACGGAGGCAATGGGTGCCCCGTCTATGCCCAGTATTTATCAAAGAAAGGGTAA
- a CDS encoding DHH family phosphoesterase, with protein MLEELKGLLRGVARVAVITHRRADADALACAKILELVIKRLGVNVAAVVCPEGSPLGGCVEEVPKDVDLYVLADVASVSQIPPVCGRCVKIDHHVIGDEIPGIVVNRPSCTEVALMLAEEAGIDIPPDVAKLAVLGIYTDTGRLRRADGETFKRLAVLLNKIGSALGDVVGPEERGREIHVTMALLKGMKRLEVYKSSVGIICTSFVGVHEADLANLLQSVGCRVAIVASLKKDGVHLVFRSRDLNVAMLAASLGAGGGHREAAVTIIKERVSKSQLPSLLRKVVKTLFPDARPLV; from the coding sequence ATGTTGGAGGAGTTAAAAGGCCTTTTGAGGGGAGTTGCGCGAGTAGCTGTAATAACACACCGTAGGGCAGATGCAGACGCGTTGGCATGCGCTAAAATATTAGAGCTGGTGATAAAAAGACTGGGGGTGAACGTGGCTGCAGTGGTATGTCCTGAGGGGTCTCCTCTCGGCGGATGTGTCGAAGAGGTCCCTAAAGACGTCGATTTATACGTCTTAGCAGATGTGGCTTCGGTTAGCCAAATACCTCCTGTTTGCGGGAGGTGTGTGAAGATAGATCACCACGTAATTGGCGACGAAATTCCTGGCATAGTTGTAAACAGGCCGAGCTGTACCGAGGTGGCGTTAATGCTGGCGGAAGAAGCTGGAATTGATATCCCGCCTGACGTTGCTAAATTGGCCGTACTGGGAATATATACAGACACTGGGAGGCTGAGAAGAGCCGACGGGGAGACTTTTAAGCGACTAGCCGTTCTGTTAAACAAAATAGGGAGTGCTTTAGGCGACGTCGTAGGTCCAGAGGAGAGAGGAAGAGAAATCCATGTGACGATGGCTTTGTTAAAGGGCATGAAGAGGCTAGAGGTGTACAAATCGTCTGTCGGCATAATATGTACATCATTTGTAGGCGTGCATGAGGCAGATCTGGCTAATTTACTCCAATCAGTGGGGTGTAGAGTGGCGATAGTGGCCTCGCTAAAAAAAGACGGGGTACACTTGGTGTTTAGATCGCGGGATTTAAACGTGGCAATGTTAGCCGCATCGCTGGGGGCTGGGGGAGGCCACAGAGAGGCCGCCGTGACTATTATTAAAGAAAGGGTTAGTAAAAGCCAGTTGCCAAGCCTTTTGAGGAAAGTCGTAAAGACGCTGTTTCCTGACGCCCGCCCCCTAGTCTAA